One part of the Deltaproteobacteria bacterium genome encodes these proteins:
- a CDS encoding RtcB family protein, translated as MSEQKFTGTVERIDANRVRVPKQGAMRVDGIVYADEILYEGLRGDMCLQQITNVATLPGILKASIGMPDIHWGYGFPIGGVAAFDLNEGVVSPGGVGYDINCGVRLLRSNLTHDEVKPELKTLVGALFHKVPSGVGSSGTFPRLSESDYKKLLVKGAAWPIEQGYGDSEDIKHLEAKGCIPDADPDLITLRAKKRGQDQLGTLGSGNHFLEIEYVAQVFDENTASQMGLFQNQICVSIHCGSRGLGHQTCEDNLGIMLKAAQKYGIELPDNQLCCAPVRSNEGKNYLAAMASAANFAFGNRQVIAHLVRRVFSHVFKKSDGELGMNVIYDVCHNIAKMEKHPINGKERMVCVHRKGATRAFPPGHPETPEAYQKTGQPVLIPGDMGRYSYVLVGTGQAFEEAFGSSCHGAGRLMSRTRALKGVRGRNVAREMEERGVIVQADSYRTLGEEIPEAYKDVAQVVRVVENAGLAKIVAQLKPIGVIKG; from the coding sequence ATGTCTGAACAGAAATTTACAGGTACTGTCGAGCGCATCGACGCCAACCGCGTCCGCGTCCCCAAACAGGGGGCAATGCGGGTGGACGGGATTGTCTATGCCGATGAAATCCTTTATGAAGGACTTAGGGGTGACATGTGTCTTCAGCAAATAACGAATGTCGCCACCCTTCCGGGGATTCTCAAGGCCTCCATCGGAATGCCCGATATCCACTGGGGTTACGGATTTCCCATCGGCGGAGTCGCCGCCTTTGATCTGAACGAAGGGGTCGTCTCTCCCGGCGGTGTCGGTTACGACATCAACTGCGGCGTCCGTCTTTTGCGAAGCAATTTGACTCACGACGAGGTCAAGCCGGAACTTAAAACGTTGGTCGGCGCCCTTTTTCACAAAGTTCCCTCCGGCGTCGGCTCCAGCGGGACATTTCCCCGTCTGTCGGAAAGCGATTACAAAAAACTCCTCGTCAAAGGGGCCGCCTGGCCGATTGAGCAGGGATACGGAGACAGCGAGGATATCAAGCATCTCGAGGCGAAGGGGTGCATTCCCGACGCCGATCCCGATTTGATCACATTGCGGGCGAAAAAAAGGGGGCAGGACCAGCTCGGAACGCTCGGATCCGGAAATCATTTTTTGGAAATCGAATATGTGGCGCAGGTGTTTGACGAAAATACAGCCTCACAGATGGGCCTCTTTCAAAATCAGATTTGCGTGTCCATCCACTGTGGCTCGCGCGGTCTCGGCCATCAGACCTGCGAGGACAATCTGGGGATCATGCTCAAGGCGGCGCAAAAATACGGCATCGAACTCCCCGACAACCAGCTCTGCTGTGCGCCGGTCAGGTCGAACGAAGGAAAAAACTATCTGGCGGCCATGGCCTCCGCGGCCAATTTTGCCTTCGGCAACCGGCAGGTGATCGCCCATCTTGTCCGGCGCGTTTTTTCACATGTCTTTAAAAAAAGCGACGGCGAGCTGGGGATGAATGTTATCTACGACGTCTGCCACAACATCGCAAAGATGGAGAAACATCCGATCAACGGGAAAGAACGGATGGTCTGTGTCCATCGCAAGGGGGCTACAAGGGCGTTTCCGCCGGGGCACCCGGAAACACCGGAGGCGTATCAGAAAACGGGCCAGCCGGTTTTGATTCCCGGCGACATGGGGCGCTATTCGTATGTCTTGGTCGGCACCGGTCAAGCGTTTGAGGAGGCCTTCGGCTCTTCCTGCCACGGCGCCGGACGGTTGATGAGCCGGACCAGGGCGCTTAAAGGCGTTCGTGGCCGGAACGTCGCGCGGGAGATGGAAGAGCGTGGCGTGATTGTCCAGGCCGACAGCTACCGGACCCTCGGCGAGGAAATCCCCGAGGCTTATAAAGATGTCGCGCAGGTTGTCCGGGTCGTCGAAAACGCGGGGCTGGCCAAAATCGTCGCCCAACTCAAGCCGATCGGGGTTATCAAAGGTTAA
- the grxD gene encoding Grx4 family monothiol glutaredoxin, protein MTDIHQKIKELVEKNKIVIFMKGVPEAPQCGFSAQSVHLLKEAGAKDIAAVDVLADPAIRDGIKAYTQWPTIPQIFINGEFIGGCDIVTEMFEKGELKAAIEKV, encoded by the coding sequence ATGACCGACATTCACCAAAAAATCAAAGAACTCGTCGAAAAAAACAAAATCGTCATCTTCATGAAAGGGGTGCCCGAGGCGCCGCAATGCGGCTTTTCCGCCCAGTCGGTGCATCTCTTGAAGGAAGCGGGGGCCAAGGATATAGCCGCCGTGGATGTGCTTGCCGATCCCGCCATCCGGGATGGAATCAAGGCGTATACCCAATGGCCTACCATCCCGCAGATTTTCATCAACGGCGAATTTATCGGCGGGTGCGATATCGTGACCGAAATGTTCGAAAAGGGGGAGCTTAAGGCCGCGATTGAAAAGGTTTGA
- a CDS encoding elongation factor Ts: MIINAQLVRELREKTGAGMMECKKALAESAGVIDSAIEYLRKQGLQALGKKAGRIAADGLVASRLSADKKAGSLVEVNCETDFVAKNDDFRRFAEDLAELALTQKQADVSALLAVPLKGETVADRLNRLTAKIGEKLSLRRAAIQTAVEGEKLGTYVHLGNKIGVLVKIRGNRAGENLAKDIAMHVAASHPQFLRKEDIPPEVAESEKAIYREQMKNSGKPLGGKPLGGKPPAVLEKIIEGKFAKFVGETCLNDQIFIKDPSGKKTVRQILKEVDPSLEVVAFVRYQVGEGIEKKKDDFAAEVAKMIK; encoded by the coding sequence ATGATTATCAATGCACAACTCGTAAGGGAACTTCGCGAAAAAACCGGGGCCGGCATGATGGAATGCAAAAAGGCCTTGGCGGAATCGGCCGGCGTCATCGATTCCGCCATCGAATATCTGCGCAAGCAGGGCCTTCAGGCCCTGGGCAAAAAAGCGGGAAGAATCGCGGCCGACGGACTTGTCGCCTCAAGGCTTTCGGCGGATAAAAAGGCCGGGTCTTTGGTGGAGGTAAACTGCGAAACCGATTTTGTGGCCAAGAATGACGATTTTCGCCGTTTTGCCGAGGATCTGGCTGAATTGGCTCTGACCCAAAAACAGGCCGATGTGTCTGCGCTGTTGGCCGTGCCGCTTAAGGGAGAGACAGTCGCCGATCGTTTAAACAGGCTGACTGCAAAAATCGGTGAAAAGCTCTCCCTTCGCCGGGCGGCCATCCAGACGGCAGTTGAAGGAGAAAAGTTGGGGACCTACGTCCATCTGGGAAATAAGATCGGCGTGCTGGTGAAAATCAGGGGAAACAGGGCCGGCGAAAATCTGGCCAAAGACATCGCCATGCATGTGGCCGCCTCGCACCCGCAGTTTTTGCGGAAGGAAGACATCCCGCCGGAGGTGGCGGAGTCCGAAAAGGCGATCTACCGCGAACAGATGAAAAACTCCGGAAAACCGCTTGGCGGCAAGCCGCTTGGCGGCAAACCACCGGCGGTTTTGGAAAAGATCATCGAAGGAAAATTCGCCAAGTTTGTCGGTGAGACCTGCCTGAACGACCAGATTTTTATCAAGGATCCATCAGGGAAAAAAACGGTGCGCCAGATTTTAAAGGAGGTCGATCCGTCGCTGGAAGTTGTTGCGTTTGTTCGTTATCAGGTGGGCGAAGGGATCGAGAAGAAAAAGGACGACTTTGCGGCGGAAGTGGCGAAGATGATTAAATGA
- a CDS encoding sigma 54-interacting transcriptional regulator, with protein sequence MEERHPKVIDHQFVVEALLAEGSFAKVYRVKRGGETWALKLLKKPYQRAQGEAWVEAFRFEFSLLKDISHPAVVRIGDFGWDRDIEALYFTEELIDGMPLDEFLRRQGPSNNAWRAQRPPNGPDETPRSPPTSSQDLNVALAEALLIQCLEGLEAIHRAGAVHGDIKPSNIYVIDKAKATPRIKILDLGIAHPKFQLIAGTPSYFAPEKVLNEAVDERADLYSLGVTFFECLTGTNPFTRDKASETLKAQVAVAPPAPGALNRAIPPWLNRILVRLLEKNPSDRHRTAGEVLAEIDSEKGLPREAAPQAILISEKWVGRQKTLEAIRRWVEAKKGAGLLFLYGEPGIGKTRLIHEIRYELELKGVPVRTDCASTDARMPAETIFLIDLNRFDPAGLEALSGGGWRGIVALLPGEAEKAGQWAVEHSIPAESATLEAMTRDDVRELIVLSTRDENPPDIFVSALYAETKGHAGTTVSLLWALCRAGKLLGPHGEWNLAPFREGAALDYALLPMTPSEREQLASRLGDEKPLEKAELLIEICDEKLHLARSGQGPLDKGAWGTIPSLFREVENLIGRLPLGDDRLKLRIALLEKKGWKSIREEDFDGAKRELEVALGLLEELNPPPLVLSLRIRNYHAFVLMCEGQIDKAVEIFEKTEREWKKLLNGEEQRRVTNNDLPMALMQKGEYAKAAEFLKARLGFYEKLSDRSFKNRCRYNLGECLLKSGDPSQAIGHYEAAADGAREERQWDLLLRAYNGLGNACNILKKTDRSLSNYQRALDLSRYLKDWGAASAVAQNMGVIQQELGQSGAAEKNLNLSLQLLKQVEETSPHLRYLKARAILELGEIERQRKNFDKAREFFGQASQLVLHEKGLEGFVFWVLNSQASLLLDENRGEDFARLYPDLLYHAKTDEQKTRLEFLRKRSPVDPTLSRFEVAAPLASAAPPASAVPLAPAPAGPVPPEPKKEIQEIQPHPVGVRPLVDPLLAVLQINSLLGTERDLKTLLNLVLQYALSLSNAESGLVLLADERGELSVASARNIDVDDDLSQISRKTAQEVLKSGKPLRSDNASADPAFKNYRSVLLLGLKSVFCLPIGAGGKVIGVLYLTHRFQTALFDERIAGVMRVFADQAGLAINNARLNRKIEEQNRRLAGRLNTAEESIETYKTILREKSFETRYSYAGMVTQSPAMEKIFALLDRVTGTNLSVLIRGESGTGKELVARALHKNSPRAGRPFMAINCGALPVPLIESELFGYKAGAFTGAMRDKPGLFEMAGGGTLFLDEIGELDFSLQAKLLRALQEREILRLGDTKPIPIDVRIVSATHKNLRHEMAERRFRDDLYYRIAEVELALPPLRDRREDIPLLVSHFAREFAKEHGRKKAPSVSKEFLRLFVGHDWPGNVRELANRVRVACALSDGKVLDPGNLPEGDKQVLQGIGKKGKEGSPCPKDGMEEGGAETVQFIEKFLQEQKTWRDIENIIFAKSLLETGFDVSRAARSLGIGIATLYNRLRRERFRQRKGELDSIPFRYREGTLLDTLKHQVFHAAFTLSEEHPYLAARRLGVSPATFYQWLKSKRPKMEGLAKAR encoded by the coding sequence ATGGAAGAGAGACATCCAAAAGTAATCGACCATCAGTTCGTTGTTGAGGCCCTTTTGGCGGAAGGGAGTTTCGCGAAGGTCTATCGGGTCAAAAGGGGAGGGGAAACCTGGGCGCTCAAGCTTCTTAAAAAGCCGTATCAGCGCGCACAAGGGGAGGCCTGGGTGGAGGCGTTCCGGTTTGAGTTTTCTCTTTTAAAAGATATCAGCCATCCGGCGGTGGTGCGAATCGGCGATTTCGGCTGGGACCGCGATATCGAAGCCCTCTACTTTACCGAAGAACTGATTGACGGCATGCCGCTCGATGAATTCCTCAGGCGGCAGGGCCCCTCCAATAATGCGTGGCGGGCACAGCGCCCGCCAAATGGCCCGGATGAAACTCCCAGGAGTCCGCCAACTTCTTCGCAAGACCTCAATGTTGCCTTGGCGGAAGCCCTGCTCATCCAGTGCCTCGAAGGGCTGGAGGCCATTCACCGGGCGGGGGCGGTGCATGGCGACATCAAGCCCTCCAATATCTACGTGATCGACAAGGCGAAGGCTACGCCCCGAATCAAAATTCTCGACCTCGGCATCGCCCATCCGAAATTTCAACTGATTGCCGGAACGCCCTCCTATTTCGCCCCCGAAAAGGTGTTGAACGAGGCGGTGGACGAAAGGGCCGATCTCTATTCCCTTGGGGTCACCTTTTTTGAATGTCTGACGGGGACCAATCCTTTCACCCGCGACAAGGCCTCGGAGACGCTCAAGGCGCAGGTCGCCGTGGCGCCGCCGGCGCCGGGGGCGCTGAACCGCGCCATTCCCCCCTGGTTAAACCGGATTCTCGTCAGACTGCTGGAAAAAAATCCGAGCGACCGGCATCGAACCGCCGGCGAGGTTTTGGCCGAAATCGATTCCGAAAAAGGGCTCCCCCGCGAGGCGGCGCCGCAGGCGATACTCATTTCCGAAAAATGGGTTGGCCGGCAAAAGACGCTGGAGGCGATTCGCCGATGGGTGGAAGCAAAAAAAGGGGCCGGGCTTCTTTTTCTTTATGGAGAACCGGGGATCGGCAAAACGCGGCTCATACACGAAATCCGCTACGAACTGGAACTCAAAGGGGTTCCGGTGCGGACCGATTGCGCCTCGACGGATGCGCGAATGCCCGCAGAGACGATTTTTTTGATCGACCTGAATCGCTTCGATCCCGCGGGGCTTGAAGCCTTGTCCGGAGGAGGTTGGCGGGGGATTGTCGCCCTTCTCCCCGGCGAAGCGGAAAAGGCCGGACAATGGGCCGTGGAACATTCCATCCCGGCGGAATCGGCAACCCTGGAGGCGATGACTCGCGACGATGTGCGGGAGCTGATCGTCCTTTCGACCCGCGACGAAAATCCCCCGGATATCTTCGTGTCTGCCCTCTACGCGGAGACAAAGGGGCACGCGGGGACGACCGTTTCTCTCCTTTGGGCTCTCTGCCGGGCCGGCAAACTTTTGGGGCCTCACGGCGAATGGAATCTCGCCCCCTTTCGCGAAGGGGCGGCCCTCGACTATGCCCTCCTTCCAATGACCCCCTCCGAGCGCGAGCAGTTGGCCTCGCGCCTCGGCGACGAGAAGCCGCTCGAAAAGGCTGAACTGCTCATCGAAATCTGCGATGAAAAACTCCATCTCGCCCGCTCGGGGCAGGGTCCCCTTGACAAGGGGGCGTGGGGGACGATCCCTTCTCTTTTTCGCGAGGTGGAAAATCTGATCGGGCGGCTCCCCCTGGGGGACGACCGTCTCAAACTGCGGATCGCCCTTCTGGAAAAAAAGGGGTGGAAATCGATCCGCGAAGAGGATTTCGACGGCGCCAAAAGAGAACTGGAGGTGGCGCTCGGTCTTCTGGAGGAATTGAATCCGCCCCCTCTTGTTTTATCCCTTCGCATCCGGAATTACCACGCCTTTGTCCTTATGTGCGAGGGACAAATCGACAAGGCGGTGGAGATATTTGAAAAGACCGAACGCGAGTGGAAAAAGCTTTTGAACGGGGAAGAACAGCGCCGGGTGACCAACAACGACCTCCCCATGGCGCTTATGCAGAAGGGGGAGTACGCGAAGGCGGCGGAATTTTTGAAGGCGAGGCTCGGTTTCTATGAAAAACTCTCCGACCGTTCCTTCAAAAACCGGTGCCGCTACAACCTGGGGGAATGTCTGTTGAAGAGCGGCGATCCCTCCCAGGCCATCGGGCATTATGAGGCGGCGGCGGACGGGGCGCGCGAAGAAAGGCAGTGGGACCTTCTGCTCCGGGCCTACAACGGACTGGGGAATGCCTGCAATATTCTCAAAAAAACCGATCGCTCCCTTTCCAATTACCAGCGGGCGCTCGATCTCTCACGGTACCTCAAAGACTGGGGGGCCGCCTCGGCCGTGGCGCAAAACATGGGGGTCATCCAACAGGAGCTGGGGCAAAGCGGGGCGGCGGAAAAAAACCTGAACCTCTCGCTCCAACTGCTCAAACAGGTGGAGGAGACAAGCCCGCATCTCCGTTATTTAAAGGCGCGGGCAATTCTCGAATTGGGGGAGATCGAACGCCAGAGGAAAAATTTCGACAAGGCCCGCGAATTTTTCGGACAGGCCTCCCAGCTGGTTCTGCATGAAAAGGGGCTGGAGGGGTTTGTCTTCTGGGTGCTGAACTCGCAGGCCTCTCTTTTGCTGGACGAAAACCGCGGCGAGGACTTCGCGCGCCTCTATCCCGACCTTCTCTATCACGCCAAAACCGACGAACAGAAGACGCGCCTCGAATTTTTGCGAAAGCGCTCGCCGGTCGATCCGACCCTCTCCCGGTTCGAGGTGGCGGCGCCACTGGCGTCGGCGGCGCCGCCGGCGTCGGCAGTGCCCCTGGCGCCGGCGCCGGCAGGGCCGGTGCCACCGGAGCCAAAGAAGGAAATTCAGGAAATCCAACCGCATCCCGTGGGTGTTCGCCCGTTGGTTGATCCCCTCCTTGCCGTTTTGCAGATCAACTCCCTTCTGGGAACCGAACGCGACTTGAAAACCCTTTTGAATCTGGTTTTGCAGTATGCATTGAGCCTTTCGAATGCCGAGAGCGGACTGGTTTTGCTGGCGGACGAGAGGGGGGAACTGTCCGTTGCATCGGCGCGCAATATCGATGTGGATGACGACCTTTCACAGATCAGCCGAAAAACGGCGCAGGAAGTGTTGAAAAGCGGAAAGCCGCTCCGCTCCGACAACGCCTCCGCCGATCCGGCCTTCAAGAATTACCGCTCGGTTCTGCTTTTGGGGCTTAAATCGGTCTTTTGTCTTCCGATTGGCGCCGGCGGCAAGGTGATCGGCGTTCTTTATCTGACGCACCGGTTTCAGACGGCGCTTTTCGATGAGCGGATCGCCGGTGTCATGCGGGTCTTTGCCGATCAGGCGGGGCTGGCCATCAACAATGCCCGGCTGAACCGGAAAATCGAGGAACAGAACCGGCGGTTGGCCGGGCGCCTCAATACAGCCGAGGAAAGCATCGAGACCTATAAAACCATTCTCCGCGAAAAAAGTTTTGAGACCCGTTATTCGTACGCCGGGATGGTCACGCAAAGCCCGGCGATGGAAAAAATCTTCGCCCTTTTGGACCGTGTGACGGGCACGAATCTTTCGGTGCTTATCCGGGGCGAGTCGGGGACCGGCAAGGAGCTGGTGGCACGGGCGCTTCACAAAAACAGCCCGCGGGCCGGTCGGCCCTTTATGGCGATCAATTGTGGCGCCCTTCCGGTTCCTCTGATCGAATCGGAACTGTTCGGTTACAAGGCGGGGGCCTTTACGGGCGCCATGCGTGACAAGCCGGGACTTTTTGAAATGGCGGGCGGCGGTACCCTTTTTCTGGATGAAATCGGCGAGCTGGATTTTTCCCTTCAGGCCAAGCTTTTGCGGGCCTTGCAGGAGAGGGAAATCTTGAGGCTCGGAGATACAAAACCGATCCCCATCGATGTCCGGATTGTCTCGGCCACGCACAAGAACTTGAGGCATGAGATGGCCGAAAGGCGCTTCCGGGACGATTTGTATTACCGGATCGCCGAGGTCGAACTCGCTCTACCGCCTCTCCGCGATCGCCGCGAGGATATTCCGCTGTTGGTCTCTCACTTCGCACGGGAGTTTGCCAAAGAGCATGGCCGCAAAAAGGCCCCTTCCGTTTCAAAAGAATTCCTGCGTCTTTTTGTCGGGCATGACTGGCCCGGCAACGTCCGTGAACTGGCCAACCGGGTGCGGGTGGCCTGCGCCCTATCCGACGGCAAAGTTCTTGATCCGGGCAATCTCCCGGAAGGGGACAAACAGGTGTTGCAAGGGATCGGAAAAAAAGGAAAGGAGGGTTCGCCTTGTCCGAAGGACGGGATGGAAGAGGGGGGCGCAGAAACAGTCCAATTCATCGAAAAATTTCTTCAGGAACAAAAAACGTGGAGAGATATCGAAAACATCATTTTTGCCAAGTCGCTTTTGGAAACAGGGTTTGACGTGTCGCGGGCGGCGCGGTCGCTGGGCATCGGCATCGCGACCCTCTACAATCGCCTCCGGCGCGAACGCTTCAGACAGCGGAAGGGGGAGCTGGACTCCATTCCCTTTCGGTATCGAGAGGGGACCCTTTTGGACACGCTGAAACATCAGGTCTTCCACGCCGCTTTTACTTTAAGCGAGGAGCATCCTTACCTTGCCGCCCGGAGGCTTGGCGTCTCTCCGGCGACGTTTTATCAGTGGCTAAAAAGCAAAAGACCTAAGATGGAAGGATTGGCAAAAGCGAGATAG
- a CDS encoding tetratricopeptide repeat protein — MFRTLPLFLAIFLLSSAAVAQTPTAAYAAQDYAAYQKSPFANRMWDSYVQEGFAALDRQDAAGAIEFLRKAVGEGCESPLVYFKLALGYEALGSYYSAIQYYEQAKVQFAKANKDHRYNREFDANYGRALYMMGQTEKALPVLEKAAKTSDSFWLLKLLGDVALSKDDYLTATAYFERALRSNDPDLTGEAQLDMALTLARIYAKQNQTDGAKRYYQKVLEIDPNNQEAKKYLSSFKGQDSGTYDKIFEILEKH, encoded by the coding sequence ATGTTCCGCACCTTACCTCTTTTTTTGGCGATTTTTCTTCTCTCTTCCGCCGCGGTGGCCCAAACGCCAACCGCCGCCTATGCGGCCCAAGACTACGCCGCTTATCAAAAAAGCCCGTTCGCCAACCGGATGTGGGACTCCTATGTGCAGGAAGGTTTTGCGGCGCTCGACCGGCAGGATGCGGCGGGGGCCATCGAGTTTTTGCGCAAGGCGGTGGGTGAAGGGTGCGAGTCGCCGCTGGTCTATTTCAAGCTGGCGTTGGGATACGAGGCGCTTGGGTCTTATTATTCCGCAATTCAATATTATGAACAGGCAAAGGTACAGTTCGCCAAGGCAAACAAGGATCATCGATACAACCGGGAGTTCGACGCCAACTATGGCAGGGCCCTATATATGATGGGGCAAACCGAAAAGGCGCTTCCCGTTTTGGAGAAGGCCGCGAAAACCTCGGACAGTTTCTGGCTCCTTAAACTTTTGGGCGACGTGGCCCTTTCGAAAGACGATTATCTGACCGCCACCGCCTATTTTGAGCGGGCCCTTCGTTCCAATGACCCCGATTTGACCGGCGAGGCGCAACTGGACATGGCCCTGACCCTTGCCCGCATCTACGCAAAACAGAACCAGACGGATGGGGCGAAGCGGTACTATCAAAAAGTTCTGGAGATCGACCCCAACAATCAGGAAGCCAAAAAGTATCTCTCCTCATTCAAAGGGCAGGACAGCGGAACCTACGACAAGATTTTTGAGATTTTGGAGAAACATTGA
- a CDS encoding archease, protein MARNFYQLIDHTADIGIEVTAGAKEALFSKAARAFCDLICDIKSVKPVVERKIAVIRDNPAHLLQALLNELLYLFEVKHEFYSEVVRLRFQENGLTVVVRGEKIDSKRHEIKTGIKAVTYHQLKVWQEGGKWKARVIFDV, encoded by the coding sequence ATGGCAAGGAATTTTTATCAACTCATCGATCACACCGCCGATATCGGCATCGAGGTCACGGCCGGTGCGAAGGAGGCATTGTTCTCGAAGGCGGCCCGGGCCTTTTGCGATCTGATTTGCGATATAAAGAGCGTCAAGCCGGTTGTTGAAAGAAAGATTGCGGTCATTCGCGACAATCCCGCGCATCTTCTGCAGGCCCTGTTAAACGAACTCCTTTATCTCTTCGAGGTGAAGCATGAATTCTATTCGGAGGTTGTCCGCCTCCGTTTTCAGGAGAACGGATTGACTGTGGTTGTGCGTGGCGAGAAGATCGATTCGAAGAGGCATGAGATCAAGACGGGAATCAAGGCGGTGACGTATCATCAGCTGAAAGTTTGGCAGGAGGGGGGTAAATGGAAGGCAAGGGTGATCTTTGATGTCTGA
- a CDS encoding UMP kinase has protein sequence MKPKYKRILLKLGGESLMGPEGFGISLDSARKVAGEIKEVAELGVEVAIVIGGGNIFRGVSAAEIDRATADYMGMLATVMNSMALQAALENLGVFTRVLSAIEMHQLVEPYIRRRAIRHLEKKRIVIFAAGTGNPYFSTDTAASLRAMEIRADVILKGTKVDGVYDRDPVKEKGAKKFESLNFLEVLNKGLKVMDSTSISLCMDNSLPIIVFNLFERGNLKKVVLGEKIGTLVKG, from the coding sequence ATGAAGCCCAAATACAAACGTATTCTGTTGAAATTGGGCGGCGAGTCTCTCATGGGCCCCGAGGGTTTCGGCATTTCCCTCGATTCAGCCCGCAAGGTGGCGGGGGAGATCAAGGAGGTGGCTGAACTGGGGGTGGAGGTGGCCATTGTCATCGGCGGCGGCAATATTTTTCGCGGCGTTTCGGCGGCGGAAATCGACCGCGCGACCGCCGACTACATGGGGATGCTGGCCACGGTGATGAACTCCATGGCCCTCCAGGCGGCGCTGGAAAACCTGGGGGTTTTCACCCGTGTTTTGTCGGCCATCGAGATGCACCAGCTGGTGGAGCCCTACATCCGCCGGCGGGCGATCCGCCATCTGGAAAAAAAGAGGATCGTCATTTTCGCCGCCGGGACGGGGAACCCCTATTTTTCCACCGACACAGCGGCCTCTCTCCGCGCCATGGAAATCAGGGCCGATGTTATCCTGAAGGGAACAAAGGTCGATGGCGTGTACGACCGCGATCCGGTGAAGGAAAAGGGGGCGAAGAAATTCGAATCGCTCAACTTTCTGGAGGTCTTGAACAAGGGGCTCAAGGTGATGGATTCGACCTCCATTTCGCTCTGCATGGACAACAGCCTCCCGATCATCGTGTTTAATCTTTTTGAGCGGGGCAATCTGAAAAAGGTGGTGCTTGGAGAAAAAATCGGCACGCTGGTGAAGGGATGA
- the frr gene encoding ribosome recycling factor: MMNPVLDETKKGMEKALEVFQRELSRLRTGRASLAILDDVRVDYYGQPTPLSQVATLGVPESRLITISPWEHRLIPDVEKAIEKANIGLTPINDGKIIRLPIPPLNEERRRELAKSIKTHAEECRVAIRHARRESIDRLKKLEKEGSITEDENKKSSHEVQKLTDDFIARVDQASSKKDSEIMQV; the protein is encoded by the coding sequence ATCATGAATCCGGTTTTGGACGAAACAAAAAAGGGGATGGAAAAGGCGCTGGAGGTTTTCCAGCGCGAGCTCTCGCGTCTGCGGACCGGCCGGGCATCACTGGCCATTCTCGACGACGTTCGCGTCGATTACTACGGCCAACCAACCCCCCTTTCGCAGGTGGCCACCCTCGGTGTTCCGGAATCGCGGCTGATCACCATTTCCCCTTGGGAGCACAGGCTCATTCCCGATGTCGAAAAGGCCATCGAAAAGGCCAACATCGGCCTGACGCCGATCAATGACGGGAAAATAATCCGGCTTCCGATTCCCCCCTTGAACGAGGAGCGCAGGCGCGAGCTGGCAAAATCCATCAAAACCCACGCGGAGGAATGCCGGGTGGCGATCCGCCACGCCCGGCGCGAGTCGATCGACAGGCTCAAGAAACTCGAAAAGGAGGGAAGCATCACGGAGGATGAAAACAAAAAGTCCTCCCACGAGGTTCAAAAGCTCACCGACGATTTTATCGCCAGAGTCGATCAGGCCTCGTCCAAAAAA